In Streptomyces sp. NBC_01381, a genomic segment contains:
- a CDS encoding MarR family winged helix-turn-helix transcriptional regulator gives MATSSSRPPRTDPLTLEVVELIGTVVARYHEEYEEAAGEHALTGAQARVLGLLSLEPVPMRRIAQKLKCEPSNITGIVDRLEARGLVERRPDPADRRVKLAAPTDEGRRVARSLRESLSFAREPLAELTHEERLSLRGLLRRMVGESEG, from the coding sequence ATGGCCACCAGCAGCTCCCGCCCTCCGCGCACCGACCCTCTGACACTCGAAGTCGTCGAGCTGATCGGCACGGTCGTGGCCCGCTACCACGAGGAGTACGAGGAGGCGGCGGGTGAGCACGCCCTCACCGGGGCGCAGGCGCGCGTCCTCGGCCTTCTCTCGCTCGAACCGGTCCCGATGCGGCGCATAGCCCAGAAGCTGAAGTGCGAGCCGTCGAACATCACGGGGATCGTCGACCGCCTTGAGGCGCGCGGCCTGGTAGAGCGGCGCCCCGACCCGGCCGACCGCCGGGTGAAGCTGGCCGCCCCCACGGACGAGGGCCGGCGGGTCGCGCGGAGCCTGCGCGAATCCCTGAGCTTCGCCCGCGAGCCGCTGGCCGAGCTCACCCACGAGGAGCGGCTGTCGTTGCGCGGGCTGCTGCGCAGGATGGTCGGCGAGAGCGAGGGCTGA
- a CDS encoding NADP-dependent oxidoreductase, translated as MSVTPESAELPAVSREWHLVRRPHGWPVPEDFALREAPVTAPADGEVLVRNLHFSVDPYMRGRMNDVKSYTPPFKLDHPMEGGAVGEVVASNAEGLAVGDHVLHFGGWREYATFPAKHATKVDGKAAPLSAYLGVLGMTGLTAYAGLFEVASFKEGDSVFVSGAAGAVGAQVGQMARLKGASRVVGSAGSDEKVKLLVEEYGFDAAFNYKDPRPVVEQLKEAAPDGIDVYFDNVGGEHLEAAISRMNVHGRATICGMIAGYNDTEPTPGPRNMAMIIGKRLRLQGVLVGDHAALQPQFVAEVGGWIRSGELKYNETFVEGVENGVEAFLGMLRGENTGKMIVSLV; from the coding sequence ATGTCCGTCACCCCCGAGTCCGCAGAGCTCCCCGCCGTCAGCCGTGAATGGCACCTCGTCCGTCGCCCGCACGGCTGGCCGGTCCCGGAGGACTTCGCGCTGCGCGAGGCCCCCGTCACCGCCCCGGCCGACGGTGAGGTCCTGGTCCGCAATCTGCACTTCTCCGTGGACCCGTACATGCGCGGCCGCATGAACGACGTGAAGTCCTACACGCCGCCGTTCAAGCTGGACCACCCCATGGAGGGCGGCGCGGTCGGCGAGGTCGTCGCATCGAACGCCGAGGGCCTCGCCGTGGGCGACCACGTCCTGCACTTCGGCGGCTGGCGCGAGTACGCGACCTTCCCGGCCAAGCACGCCACCAAGGTGGACGGCAAGGCCGCGCCCCTCTCGGCGTACCTCGGTGTGCTGGGCATGACGGGCCTGACGGCGTACGCGGGCCTCTTCGAGGTCGCTTCCTTCAAGGAGGGCGACTCGGTCTTCGTGTCCGGCGCCGCCGGTGCCGTCGGTGCCCAGGTCGGCCAGATGGCCAGGCTCAAGGGTGCGTCGCGGGTCGTCGGCTCGGCGGGCTCGGACGAGAAGGTGAAGCTCCTGGTGGAGGAGTACGGCTTCGACGCGGCGTTCAACTACAAGGACCCGCGCCCGGTGGTCGAGCAGCTGAAGGAGGCCGCTCCCGACGGGATCGACGTCTACTTCGACAATGTCGGCGGCGAGCACCTCGAGGCGGCCATCAGCCGGATGAACGTGCACGGCCGCGCCACCATCTGCGGCATGATCGCCGGCTACAACGACACCGAGCCGACGCCGGGCCCGCGCAACATGGCCATGATCATCGGCAAGCGCCTTCGCCTGCAGGGCGTGCTCGTCGGCGACCACGCCGCGCTGCAGCCGCAGTTCGTCGCGGAGGTCGGCGGCTGGATCCGTTCCGGCGAGCTCAAGTACAACGAGACCTTCGTCGAGGGCGTCGAGAACGGCGTGGAGGCGTTCCTCGGCATGCTCCGCGGCGAGAACACGGGAAAGATGATCGTTTCCCTCGTCTGA
- a CDS encoding organic hydroperoxide resistance protein has protein sequence MSIQQIDVKYTAVATAENGRDGRVATDDGKLDVVVNPPKEMGGSGAGTNPEQLFAAGYSACFQGALGVVARKASADISGSTVTAKVGIGQNEAGGFGLEVAITASIPNVDAATAQSLIEQAHQVCPYSSATRGNIKVELATA, from the coding sequence ATGTCCATCCAGCAGATCGACGTCAAGTACACCGCCGTCGCCACCGCCGAGAACGGCCGTGACGGCCGCGTCGCCACCGACGACGGCAAGCTCGACGTCGTCGTCAACCCGCCGAAGGAGATGGGCGGCAGCGGCGCCGGCACCAACCCCGAGCAGCTCTTCGCGGCCGGCTACAGCGCCTGCTTCCAGGGCGCGCTCGGTGTGGTCGCCCGCAAGGCGAGCGCCGACATCTCCGGCTCGACCGTGACCGCGAAGGTCGGCATCGGCCAGAACGAGGCCGGCGGCTTCGGCCTGGAGGTCGCGATCACCGCCTCCATACCGAACGTGGACGCGGCCACCGCGCAGTCCCTGATCGAGCAGGCCCACCAGGTGTGCCCGTACTCGAGCGCCACGCGCGGCAACATCAAGGTGGAGCTGGCGACCGCCTGA
- a CDS encoding serine hydrolase domain-containing protein has product MTREIKVHGTTAAGYEAVRGEFAALLAGEKPEHAAQLAAYVKGRRVVDLWVGPDTDGDTLFGVYSSTKGAAHLTTALLVQDGVLDLDREVAHYWPEFAAEGKGGVTLRELLSHRAGVVGADTGFTPEELADDRAIAARLATQRPYWRPGTAFGYHALSIGALAGEVVFRVTGRTLQDIYEERVRAPYGLDFHLGLPEAEEPRFRSVLPMIPSATERAFLDAQPPQPDTLNSIAFNRNGAQPTDLESLPNSRLVRAKGPASVGGVASARGLAGMYAAAVGGLDGREPLLKPDTVAEFGQIHSNGYDLVTQAHKSFGVGFQNTAEAGYPFLGAGSIGHKGVGGSQAFADPRSGLAYGYTRRRFPFPGGPPPEDARLVRAIHTAAVTG; this is encoded by the coding sequence ATGACCCGTGAGATCAAGGTGCACGGCACCACCGCAGCCGGATACGAAGCCGTTCGGGGCGAGTTCGCCGCTCTCCTCGCCGGGGAGAAGCCCGAGCATGCCGCGCAGCTCGCCGCGTACGTAAAGGGGAGGCGGGTCGTCGACCTGTGGGTGGGGCCCGACACGGACGGTGACACGCTCTTCGGGGTGTACTCGTCCACCAAGGGCGCCGCCCACCTCACGACCGCCCTGCTCGTGCAGGACGGGGTCCTCGACCTCGACAGGGAAGTGGCCCACTACTGGCCGGAGTTCGCCGCCGAGGGCAAGGGCGGCGTCACTCTGAGGGAGCTGCTCTCGCACCGCGCGGGTGTCGTCGGCGCAGACACCGGCTTCACTCCGGAGGAGCTCGCCGACGACCGCGCCATCGCCGCCCGCCTCGCGACCCAGCGGCCCTACTGGCGCCCCGGTACCGCCTTCGGCTATCACGCGCTCTCCATCGGCGCGCTCGCCGGTGAAGTCGTCTTCCGGGTCACCGGGCGGACCTTGCAGGACATCTACGAAGAGCGTGTCCGCGCCCCCTACGGTCTTGACTTCCACCTCGGCCTCCCCGAGGCGGAAGAGCCCCGCTTCCGCTCCGTGCTTCCGATGATCCCGTCGGCCACGGAGCGCGCCTTCCTCGACGCACAGCCGCCGCAGCCGGACACCCTGAACTCCATCGCCTTCAACCGCAACGGCGCACAGCCCACCGACCTGGAGTCACTCCCCAACTCCCGCCTCGTACGCGCCAAGGGGCCCGCCTCCGTCGGCGGTGTCGCCTCCGCGCGCGGTCTCGCCGGGATGTACGCGGCGGCGGTCGGCGGGCTCGACGGGCGGGAGCCGCTCCTGAAGCCGGACACCGTGGCCGAGTTCGGGCAGATCCACTCCAATGGGTACGACTTGGTGACGCAGGCCCATAAATCGTTCGGGGTGGGGTTCCAGAACACCGCCGAAGCCGGGTACCCGTTCCTCGGCGCGGGTTCCATCGGGCACAAGGGCGTGGGCGGCTCGCAGGCCTTCGCCGATCCGCGCAGCGGGCTCGCGTACGGCTATACGCGGCGCAGGTTCCCCTTCCCCGGCGGACCGCCCCCGGAGGACGCGCGTCTCGTACGGGCCATCCACACGGCGGCGGTCACCGGCTGA
- a CDS encoding M14 family zinc carboxypeptidase: MGISRPSRPSRPSRPVLLTTLAAAGALVFTTLAPGSATADPSPGRDIHREGSPLSSTERAAKGPASAADRALDDASGSTGLTDTRNRGYPREQKLTPPPANPDDKSIKLGLAPYHSLAPKLNDIQGIGDRVSVEIAGRSAGGHQLYLVTVTAPESAKEAARQERMRELIENAPEAAAKDPAVKSSYKTPVFINNNIHGNEWEGTDAALKLIEKLAKAEDGKSKDLLAHNRLYFNVTANPDGRIAGTRANANGFDLNRDFITASQPEARAMRDIAIAKQPAVMIDLHGYVNGTLIEPTTPPHGENYEYDLFLKNTYANALGMEAAVNGLGYTPEKDGVEPAVIPFRDQEEGWDDWPPIFTPQYMPFHGAVAAHTIEFPMVVNNEEYDDLPVPELRRRSAINVDIAGAAMSATLNYTQEHRTSVIADQIETFRRGAAGATQVPVSPETVPGVPGIGPEDVYTTDFPRAYVIPAGSRDQRSAAAASRLVRHLLDNDVRVERATRDFRLGGTSYDKGSYVIDMRQPKRGLANVMLADGRDISDKVSTMYDISGWSLGRLWGATVESVRGGGLDGVPARAVHEPSRVGRVASRGDLRLRLDDAREVAALNWLLGRGVSVRRAAGDDGSVILSSKARGAAFAAAKKYDVAFDATKAKAGSVVRRTRVAAAVTPGELFALREMNFDVVPVSTAVLNAGFDWEKSGGVDALFVSAGLSYGELNAEARDGLDGFIAGGGGVVGRGAEGAALNSDAKLLAAKAVSGNGDANGVVRVVNAGPLTRGAPSHSFVYAPVWFSELGSGVRVEQSYGDGNPLLSGHWRPVDGAGGPADAAGQASVVSGSSASGSGVVLFGTEPLFRDHPKGVFPQVGRALLSVG; encoded by the coding sequence ATGGGCATATCCCGGCCATCCCGGCCATCCCGGCCGTCCAGACCCGTCCTGCTCACCACGCTCGCCGCCGCGGGCGCCCTCGTCTTCACCACGCTCGCACCCGGCAGCGCGACCGCCGACCCGAGTCCGGGCCGCGACATCCACCGCGAGGGCTCGCCGCTCAGCAGCACCGAGCGGGCCGCCAAGGGTCCGGCGAGCGCGGCCGACCGTGCGCTCGACGACGCGAGCGGCAGCACCGGCCTCACGGACACGAGGAACCGCGGCTACCCCCGCGAACAGAAGCTGACCCCACCCCCCGCGAACCCTGACGACAAGTCGATAAAACTGGGCCTTGCGCCCTACCACTCCCTAGCCCCGAAGCTGAACGACATCCAGGGCATCGGCGACCGCGTCAGCGTGGAGATCGCGGGCCGCTCGGCCGGCGGCCACCAGCTCTACCTGGTGACCGTCACCGCGCCCGAGTCGGCCAAGGAGGCCGCCCGCCAGGAGCGGATGCGCGAGCTCATCGAGAACGCGCCGGAGGCCGCCGCCAAGGATCCGGCGGTCAAGTCCTCGTACAAGACACCGGTCTTCATCAACAACAACATCCACGGCAATGAGTGGGAGGGCACGGACGCGGCCCTCAAGCTCATCGAGAAGCTGGCGAAGGCCGAGGACGGGAAGTCGAAGGACCTCCTGGCCCACAACCGCCTCTACTTCAACGTCACGGCCAACCCCGACGGCCGTATCGCGGGCACCCGCGCCAACGCCAACGGCTTCGACCTCAACCGCGACTTCATCACCGCGTCGCAGCCCGAGGCCCGCGCGATGCGGGACATCGCCATCGCGAAGCAGCCGGCCGTCATGATCGACCTGCACGGATACGTCAACGGCACACTGATCGAGCCGACGACTCCGCCGCACGGCGAGAACTACGAGTACGACCTCTTCCTGAAGAACACCTACGCCAACGCGCTCGGCATGGAAGCCGCGGTCAACGGCCTCGGCTACACCCCCGAGAAGGACGGCGTGGAGCCCGCGGTCATCCCCTTCCGTGACCAGGAGGAGGGCTGGGACGACTGGCCGCCGATCTTCACCCCGCAGTACATGCCGTTCCACGGCGCGGTCGCCGCGCACACCATCGAGTTCCCGATGGTCGTCAACAACGAGGAGTACGACGACCTCCCGGTGCCGGAGCTGCGGCGCCGGTCGGCGATCAACGTGGACATCGCGGGAGCGGCGATGTCGGCAACGCTCAACTACACGCAAGAGCACCGCACTTCGGTGATAGCCGACCAGATCGAGACGTTCCGTCGGGGCGCCGCGGGTGCGACACAGGTGCCGGTGTCGCCGGAGACCGTGCCCGGGGTTCCGGGCATCGGCCCGGAGGACGTGTACACCACGGACTTCCCGCGTGCGTACGTCATCCCGGCCGGGTCGCGCGACCAGCGCTCGGCGGCGGCGGCCTCGCGGCTGGTGCGGCATCTGCTGGACAACGACGTGCGGGTGGAGCGTGCGACGCGCGACTTCCGGCTCGGCGGGACCTCGTACGACAAGGGTTCGTACGTCATCGACATGCGTCAGCCGAAGCGCGGTCTGGCCAATGTGATGCTCGCCGACGGCCGGGACATCAGCGACAAGGTGTCGACGATGTACGACATCTCCGGATGGAGCCTCGGCCGGCTGTGGGGCGCCACGGTCGAATCGGTGCGGGGCGGCGGCCTCGACGGCGTCCCCGCCAGGGCCGTTCACGAGCCCTCGCGGGTCGGGCGGGTCGCGTCGCGCGGGGATCTGCGGCTGCGGCTCGACGACGCGCGGGAGGTGGCCGCGCTCAACTGGCTGCTCGGGCGCGGGGTTTCAGTGCGGCGTGCCGCGGGTGACGACGGCAGCGTGATCCTCTCGTCGAAGGCGCGGGGTGCGGCGTTCGCCGCGGCGAAGAAGTACGACGTGGCGTTCGACGCGACCAAGGCGAAGGCGGGGTCGGTGGTGCGGCGCACGCGGGTCGCGGCGGCCGTGACGCCGGGTGAGCTGTTCGCTCTGCGGGAGATGAACTTTGATGTGGTGCCGGTTTCGACCGCCGTGCTGAACGCGGGGTTCGACTGGGAGAAGTCGGGTGGCGTGGACGCGCTGTTCGTCTCGGCCGGGCTTTCCTACGGGGAGTTGAACGCGGAGGCGCGGGACGGGCTCGACGGGTTCATCGCCGGGGGCGGCGGGGTCGTCGGGCGCGGTGCGGAGGGTGCCGCGCTGAACTCCGATGCCAAGTTGCTTGCCGCCAAGGCTGTTTCCGGGAACGGGGATGCGAATGGTGTGGTGCGGGTGGTGAATGCCGGGCCGCTGACCCGGGGTGCGCCGTCGCATTCGTTCGTGTACGCGCCCGTGTGGTTCTCGGAGTTGGGGAGTGGGGTGCGGGTCGAGCAGTCCTATGGGGACGGGAATCCGCTGCTGTCCGGGCATTGGCGGCCGGTGGACGGGGCGGGTGGTCCTGCGGATGCGGCGGGGCAGGCGTCTGTGGTGAGCGGGTCATCGGCTTCGGGTTCAGGGGTCGTCCTGTTCGGCACGGAGCCGCTGTTCCGTGACCATCCGAAGGGGGTGTTCCCGCAGGTGGGGAGGGCGCTGCTGAGCGTGGGCTGA
- a CDS encoding EI24 domain-containing protein encodes MRDLGRGFGYLMKGQRWVAQHGKQYGVGLLPGLITLLLYAGALVALGLWGADFVDWATPFADDWSSPWAGLFRGFLTALLFALALLLSVLTFTAVTLLIGQPFYESLSEKVDISVSGYAPESGLPLWRELLISARDSLRILVRALVWGVLLFALGFIPVVGQTVIPVVGFCVTGFFLVEELTGVALQRRGVELRERLALLRGHKQLAWGFGTPLAVAFLVPFVAVFLMPGAVAGATLMARELVGEDTADTAPAADDPEPEPTAGRS; translated from the coding sequence ATGCGTGATCTAGGACGGGGCTTCGGCTACTTGATGAAGGGCCAGCGCTGGGTCGCCCAGCATGGCAAGCAGTATGGAGTCGGCCTGTTGCCCGGCCTGATCACCCTGCTTCTCTACGCGGGGGCGCTCGTCGCGCTCGGCCTGTGGGGCGCGGACTTCGTCGACTGGGCGACGCCGTTCGCCGACGACTGGTCATCGCCGTGGGCCGGACTGTTCCGCGGCTTCCTGACCGCGCTGCTCTTCGCGCTCGCGCTGCTCCTCTCGGTGCTCACCTTCACGGCGGTCACCCTCCTCATCGGCCAGCCCTTCTACGAGTCGCTCTCCGAGAAGGTCGACATCTCCGTCTCCGGGTACGCCCCCGAGTCGGGCCTGCCGCTCTGGCGCGAACTGCTGATCTCGGCGCGGGACAGCCTGCGCATCCTCGTGCGGGCACTGGTCTGGGGTGTCCTGCTCTTCGCCCTCGGCTTCATCCCGGTCGTCGGCCAGACCGTGATCCCGGTGGTCGGCTTCTGCGTGACGGGCTTCTTCCTGGTCGAGGAGCTGACGGGCGTTGCACTGCAGCGGCGGGGCGTCGAACTCCGCGAGCGGCTCGCGCTGTTGCGCGGCCACAAGCAGCTGGCCTGGGGCTTCGGCACCCCGCTCGCTGTCGCCTTCCTGGTGCCGTTCGTCGCGGTGTTCCTGATGCCGGGGGCGGTCGCGGGAGCGACGCTGATGGCGCGGGAACTGGTGGGGGAAGACACCGCTGACACCGCTCCCGCGGCGGACGACCCGGAACCGGAACCTACCGCCGGGCGTTCATAG
- a CDS encoding pyroglutamyl peptidase — MLAATTAPAAASTTATAEKTASASVEEQRLDRAAPQEILRRSGFDAVAPQFARALDRAQSYGEAERIVVRQGSALWKRAVDRAQDRGPAAGDLSRDDDRPLYWARIAMTRELRQWSGAEHDFGVDKDRQAALIRALETTSRGQDSIRHPSHPKKDAAGHRIKRILVTGFDPFTLDRDVRISNPSGATALALDGTVIDTADGPARVETTVFPVRWQDFADGTVERVLRDKLPRVDLFTTISQGRVGRFDIERTNGAWRGGFPDNETLSRTETIPVTDPATQPQWTSTTLPYKEIVNGATGRFPVYDNTSVTEIPAGGTDPVVRPDGPTAGSTAREGGGGNYLSNEIAYRATLLRDRLGLHESLPGGHVHTPVLQFGAGNTDPATGKVTDPEFVRNRLDIIAQVRQILTAAMNARR, encoded by the coding sequence CTGCTCGCCGCCACGACCGCACCCGCGGCGGCATCCACCACAGCCACCGCCGAAAAGACCGCCTCGGCCTCGGTCGAGGAGCAGCGGCTCGACCGCGCCGCCCCGCAGGAGATCCTGCGGCGCAGCGGATTCGACGCCGTGGCACCCCAGTTCGCCCGCGCGCTCGACCGTGCGCAGTCGTACGGCGAGGCCGAGCGCATCGTCGTACGTCAGGGTTCCGCGCTGTGGAAGCGTGCCGTCGACCGGGCACAGGACCGGGGCCCCGCGGCCGGCGACCTGAGCAGGGACGACGACCGGCCGCTGTACTGGGCCCGCATCGCGATGACACGGGAGCTTCGCCAATGGTCGGGCGCGGAGCACGACTTCGGGGTGGACAAGGACCGGCAGGCGGCTCTCATACGGGCCCTGGAGACCACATCGCGCGGCCAGGACTCCATCCGCCACCCGAGCCATCCGAAGAAGGACGCCGCGGGTCACCGCATCAAGCGGATCCTCGTCACCGGCTTCGACCCCTTCACGCTCGACCGGGACGTCCGCATCAGCAACCCGTCGGGCGCCACCGCGCTCGCCCTGGACGGCACCGTCATCGACACCGCCGACGGCCCCGCCCGCGTCGAGACCACCGTCTTCCCCGTCCGCTGGCAGGACTTCGCGGACGGCACGGTCGAGCGGGTGCTGCGCGACAAGCTGCCGCGCGTCGACCTGTTCACCACCATCAGCCAGGGCCGCGTCGGCCGCTTCGACATCGAGCGGACCAACGGGGCCTGGCGCGGCGGATTCCCCGACAACGAGACCCTCTCCCGCACGGAGACGATCCCGGTCACCGACCCGGCCACACAGCCCCAGTGGACGTCGACGACCCTCCCGTACAAGGAGATCGTGAACGGTGCGACGGGCCGCTTCCCCGTGTACGACAACACTTCGGTGACCGAGATCCCGGCGGGCGGCACCGATCCCGTGGTCCGCCCCGACGGGCCCACCGCGGGTTCTACGGCGCGGGAGGGCGGCGGCGGGAACTACCTCTCGAACGAGATCGCCTACCGGGCGACGCTGCTCCGCGACCGCCTCGGGCTGCACGAGAGCCTGCCGGGCGGCCATGTGCACACGCCGGTGCTGCAGTTCGGCGCCGGCAACACGGACCCGGCGACCGGCAAGGTCACCGATCCCGAGTTCGTCCGCAACCGGCTCGACATCATCGCGCAGGTACGGCAGATCCTGACGGCCGCTATGAACGCCCGGCGGTAG
- a CDS encoding aminoglycoside phosphotransferase family protein: MPPAKMHADEADIDAALVRRLLAAQFPRWASLTVTPVESNGTVNAIYRIGDDMAVRLPRVAGGVDDVRTEVEHLPRLAERVPFAVPAPLGKGEPGDGYPWPWYVYRWLDGANPLIGGVAEPKLLAADLARFVTALHRVEPTGLPTAYRPGPLAPRDRDTRDAIAQLDGVIDTGAAAAAWDAALRAPEWAGPPVWVHADLQPGNLLTTGGRLSAVIDFGCMGIGEPAVDLITAWSLLTGEARKEFRAALDVDDATWARGRGWALSIALIELPYYRTRNETIASTARHVIEEVLADHAAEKTEKL, encoded by the coding sequence ATGCCCCCGGCCAAGATGCACGCCGACGAAGCCGACATCGACGCGGCGCTCGTACGGCGGTTGCTCGCCGCGCAGTTCCCGCGGTGGGCCTCGCTCACCGTCACGCCCGTCGAGTCGAACGGCACCGTAAACGCGATCTACCGCATCGGCGACGACATGGCGGTGCGGCTCCCCCGCGTCGCGGGAGGCGTCGACGACGTACGGACCGAGGTAGAGCACCTGCCGCGGCTCGCCGAGCGGGTCCCCTTCGCCGTGCCCGCGCCGCTGGGGAAGGGCGAGCCCGGGGACGGCTACCCCTGGCCCTGGTACGTCTACCGCTGGCTCGACGGGGCGAATCCGCTCATCGGCGGCGTCGCCGAACCGAAGCTGCTCGCGGCGGACTTGGCGCGGTTCGTGACCGCGCTGCACCGGGTCGAGCCCACCGGCCTGCCCACCGCGTACCGCCCCGGCCCGCTCGCCCCGCGCGACCGGGACACCCGCGACGCCATCGCCCAACTGGACGGCGTCATCGACACCGGCGCGGCGGCCGCCGCCTGGGACGCCGCCTTGCGCGCCCCCGAGTGGGCGGGCCCGCCCGTCTGGGTCCACGCCGACCTGCAGCCGGGGAATCTGCTCACCACGGGCGGACGCCTCAGCGCCGTCATCGACTTCGGCTGCATGGGCATCGGCGAACCGGCCGTCGACCTGATCACGGCGTGGAGCCTGTTGACGGGCGAGGCGCGCAAGGAGTTCCGCGCCGCCCTGGACGTCGACGACGCGACCTGGGCGCGGGGGCGCGGCTGGGCCCTGTCGATCGCGCTCATCGAGCTGCCGTACTACCGGACGAGGAACGAGACGATCGCGAGCACCGCGCGGCACGTCATCGAGGAGGTCCTCGCGGATCACGCCGCCGAGAAGACCGAGAAGCTGTAG
- a CDS encoding DUF5713 family protein produces the protein MPVSNQQVVGHGFLGELYGDSYYPDHLLDKGKAILLGLCARIESERPADLDALYVLTAAATEEFNALEEEFVAADSEIETIARDAIGEDFAFVASAYGFADADVEELIAAREW, from the coding sequence ATGCCGGTCAGCAACCAGCAGGTGGTCGGGCACGGATTTCTGGGGGAGCTCTACGGGGACTCGTACTACCCCGATCACCTCCTCGACAAGGGGAAGGCGATCCTGCTCGGGCTCTGCGCGCGGATCGAGTCCGAGCGGCCCGCCGACCTGGACGCGCTGTACGTCCTGACGGCGGCGGCGACGGAGGAGTTCAACGCGCTGGAGGAGGAGTTCGTCGCCGCCGACAGCGAGATCGAGACGATCGCGCGGGACGCGATAGGCGAGGACTTCGCCTTCGTGGCGTCGGCGTACGGCTTCGCGGACGCGGACGTGGAGGAGCTGATCGCCGCTCGTGAGTGGTGA
- a CDS encoding VCBS repeat-containing protein: MTRRVLRASAVLLCCGLLATACAAGDERSEDSARPKPGKRDLSLPAWKPATADVPRGKGSELPSDVNGDGHGDLVLPVTYEKKSRLTVVYGSRDGLDPAARTAVTGPGSRFSPSGTVRTGDLDGDGFADLVGLFSEAATDPATPGPSDPAAPGTPQPTIGQYIVWGGPEGPDPAADPTPLATAAEPDSITGQPGDFDGDGHTDLALTRDDRLEVRYGPFTRGGGAARTSTDWRVPSRLAGSDCCHDDIAELTAGDVNGDAATDLVVQPSGDGEQTAAVLLLGGAAGGRGGRFPAAEHRLPLGSATALGDFDGDGRGDIAVGDSGSRNNEAVDGSATPHDLAPIVVAYGSRERYGAPVTKTVRGSEALGLQLEAADLNGDGKDDLITKYGTDMDAILAKDLKGVVVLHGRDGGLSGTDRHSVRINGPKRYAGKTLKPYDRRIGIFTAGAFGGASAELVLTWSRKNVPARWWISRGDSGTEGITFSAGQIASG, translated from the coding sequence ATGACCCGACGTGTGCTCCGTGCCTCCGCCGTACTCCTCTGCTGCGGGCTCCTCGCCACGGCCTGCGCGGCCGGCGACGAGCGCTCCGAGGACTCCGCGCGGCCGAAGCCGGGGAAGCGGGACCTCTCGCTGCCCGCCTGGAAGCCCGCGACGGCGGACGTGCCGCGCGGCAAGGGCAGCGAGCTGCCGTCGGACGTCAACGGGGACGGGCACGGCGACCTGGTGCTCCCGGTGACGTACGAGAAGAAGAGCAGGCTGACCGTGGTCTACGGCTCCCGCGACGGTCTCGATCCCGCCGCGCGCACGGCCGTCACGGGACCCGGCTCCCGGTTCTCGCCCAGCGGAACCGTCCGGACGGGCGACCTCGACGGGGACGGATTCGCGGACCTGGTCGGCCTGTTCAGCGAGGCGGCCACCGATCCGGCGACGCCCGGCCCGTCGGATCCGGCGGCGCCCGGCACGCCGCAGCCGACCATCGGGCAGTACATCGTCTGGGGCGGCCCCGAAGGACCTGACCCCGCCGCCGACCCGACCCCGCTGGCCACCGCGGCCGAACCGGATTCCATCACGGGACAGCCGGGCGACTTCGACGGCGACGGCCACACCGATCTCGCCCTCACCCGGGACGACCGCCTCGAAGTGCGGTACGGCCCCTTCACGCGGGGCGGCGGCGCGGCCCGTACGTCGACCGACTGGCGGGTGCCGTCGCGGCTGGCCGGGAGCGACTGCTGCCACGACGACATCGCCGAACTCACCGCCGGTGACGTGAACGGCGACGCGGCGACCGATCTGGTCGTCCAGCCGTCAGGCGACGGCGAGCAGACCGCCGCGGTGCTGCTGCTCGGCGGCGCCGCCGGGGGCCGCGGGGGCCGCTTCCCGGCCGCCGAGCACCGGTTGCCCCTGGGCAGTGCCACCGCGCTCGGCGACTTCGACGGGGACGGCCGCGGCGACATCGCCGTCGGGGACAGCGGCAGCCGCAACAACGAGGCCGTGGACGGTTCCGCCACACCGCACGACCTCGCCCCGATCGTCGTCGCGTACGGCTCCCGTGAGCGTTATGGCGCCCCGGTGACCAAGACCGTCCGGGGATCGGAGGCGCTCGGCCTTCAGTTGGAGGCGGCCGATCTGAACGGTGACGGCAAGGACGACCTGATCACCAAGTACGGCACGGACATGGACGCGATCCTCGCCAAGGACCTGAAGGGCGTCGTCGTCCTGCACGGCCGCGACGGCGGCCTCTCGGGCACCGACCGGCACAGCGTGCGCATCAACGGGCCGAAGCGGTACGCCGGGAAGACGCTGAAGCCCTATGACCGCCGGATCGGCATCTTCACGGCGGGCGCCTTCGGCGGCGCATCCGCCGAGCTCGTCCTGACCTGGTCCCGCAAGAACGTCCCGGCCCGCTGGTGGATCAGCCGCGGCGACTCCGGGACCGAGGGGATCACCTTCTCCGCGGGGCAGATCGCTTCGGGGTGA